The genomic DNA CGGCAGTGACGACTTTTATGCTGCTCATCGGGTGATCCTGTTTGTTTAGTCAGTCATTTAACAGTGAATTATTATTGTTCACATTGCGAGAACAGTCTGTTTCCCGGACGGCTCCTGGCATGCGGCTGCATTTTGATAAATCTTCCGCGCAGCAGTGATCAAGTGGGATCGCTTGTATCCAAAGGAGCAATTATGGCCAAGGTTCTCGTTCTCTACTATTCGGCATACGGACACGTCGAAACCATGGCTTACGCCGTGGCCGAAGGCGCCAAGTCTGCCGGCGCCGAAGTCGACGTCAAGCGCGTTCCGGAACTGGTGCCGGACGAGATCGCCAAGGCCTCTCATTTCAAACTCGACCAGGCCGCGCCGATCGCCCATGTCGAGGAGCTTGCCCAATACGACGCGATCATCTTCGGCGCCGGGACGCGCTTCGGCACCGTTGCTTCGCAGATGCGCAACTTCATCGATCAGACGGGCAGCCTGTGGGCGTCTGGCAAGCTGGTCGGCAAGGTCGGCTCGGTCTTCACGTCCTCGGCCACCCAGCATGGCGGTCAGG from Ensifer adhaerens includes the following:
- the wrbA gene encoding NAD(P)H:quinone oxidoreductase, with product MAKVLVLYYSAYGHVETMAYAVAEGAKSAGAEVDVKRVPELVPDEIAKASHFKLDQAAPIAHVEELAQYDAIIFGAGTRFGTVASQMRNFIDQTGSLWASGKLVGKVGSVFTSSATQHGGQESTILGFIPTLMHHGMVVAGLPYAFQGQMGLDEIKGGSPYGASTITDADGSRQPSEVELQAARFQGAHVAKIAAKLSA